The genomic window GCCCCGCAGAACCCGGTGGACGATGCGGAGACGAACCGCGATGGGTTCAAGGCGACCGAAGGTCGATGGGGTACGCGCGAGATCGAGATCACGGACGTCTCGATCAGCGGCCCCGACGGCGAGTCGGGTCACGTGTTCCAGAGTGGCGACGCCATCACGGTGCACATGACCGTGACGGCCAAGGAGCCGATCACCGACTTCGTGTTTGGCCTCGGCCTGTTCAATGCCGACGGCGTGTGCGTGTACGGCACCAACACCAACCTCGAGGAGTTTCAGCCGTCCGCGATCGACGGCGAGGGCGCGGTGACGTTCGAGATCGACAGCCTCGACCTGGTGGAGGGAACGTATCGGCTCGACCTGGCGGCCCACAAGGCCGACGGCTACCCGTACGACTATCACCGCCTGCTCTACACCTTCCGCGTGAAGTCGAAGATCAGGGACGTCGGCATCTACCGGCCGGCGCATCGCTGGACCTTCGGCGGCGGGATTACGTTCAGAGGCCAGTAGCCGGTAGCCAGTAGCCAGTAGCCAGTAGCCGGTAGCCAGTAGCCAGTAGCCAGAAAGACAAGAGTTCTTCTGGCATCTGGCATCTGGCATCTGGATACTAGAGTCATGACCCTGAGCGAGGCACAGGCTCTAGTAAGCCGTGCGCGAAGCGAGCGACAAACCGTCGTCTTCACCAACGGCGTCTTCGACCTCCTCCATCCCGGCCATGTCCGCTACCTTCGCGATGCGCGCGCCCTGGGCGAACTGCTGATCGTCGGCGTGAACAGCGACCGTTCGACCCGCGCGCTCGACAAGGCGCCCGGCCGGCCGATCAATCCTGAGAACGAGCGCGCCGAAGTCCTGGCCGCGCTGGCATCGGTGGACGCGGTGGTGGTATTCGACGAAGACACCCCGCACGCCATCATCAGCGCCCTGCAGCCCGACATCCTGGTGAAGGGCGCCGACTGGGGCGAGAACGCCATTGTCGGCAGGGATGTTGTCGAAGCTCGAGGCGGCAAAGTCGTCCGTATCGCCCTGGCACCCGGCTACTCCACGACCGCCATCGTCGAGCGTATTCGCGGGTGAGTCGCACCACGCAGCGGAGGGCTGCCCCTGCAAAAAACTCGCTGGGTAGCGCTCAATTAAACGCACCGTCAGTACTCTTTTTTTGCAGGAGCACCCCACCGCCGCATGACGCTCCCGACCAGGAGTGCCCTCCCGACGAGGAGTGCCCTCCCGTCATGTTCGGGAAGCTATAATCAATAGTTCGGCAAGGTTAGTTCGTGCATGTCTAGCGCTCCGTCACTCGCGTTACGGTCGCTGCTGATTTCGGTTCTCGGGCAAAGTGGCCTCTCCACCCCCTCCCGGCGCATCAGTGGTGCGACGCCCCCTGTACGGGCCATGGCGGTGGCGGCGGCGGCGCGGGGTTTGCGCGACGGTGTCGTGCTGCACGTCGTGCCGAACGACGCCGACATCGAGACCGCGGTCAGCGACATCCG from Acidobacteriota bacterium includes these protein-coding regions:
- the rfaE2 gene encoding D-glycero-beta-D-manno-heptose 1-phosphate adenylyltransferase — translated: MTLSEAQALVSRARSERQTVVFTNGVFDLLHPGHVRYLRDARALGELLIVGVNSDRSTRALDKAPGRPINPENERAEVLAALASVDAVVVFDEDTPHAIISALQPDILVKGADWGENAIVGRDVVEARGGKVVRIALAPGYSTTAIVERIRG